One Vibrio sp. CDRSL-10 TSBA genomic region harbors:
- a CDS encoding tripartite tricarboxylate transporter substrate binding protein: protein MKQTYLKRLAVSMMMMSSSLAMAADYPTKNIQGIIQWGAGGATDSIMRSVTPDAEKQLGTDIILTNRSGGAGAIATKYVNARGADGYTLLMGAEPTQMAKVMGLGKLDYSDMVPISVLAQGISIIVARNDAPYDNLHEFIEYAKAHPKEIKLGSTGPGGLPSVLLAILKSAEPFEVTEIPYNGDGPGMTAILGNAIDVMPTAYGPAKEYIRAGQMKVIGLMDKEPNAHFPDVKPVTDYYPKLASQLPYNSFFGIFVKKGTPDDVVSKLSAAFNHSASSAEFKKLDGAARF, encoded by the coding sequence ATGAAACAGACTTACCTCAAACGCCTGGCTGTAAGCATGATGATGATGAGTTCATCACTGGCGATGGCTGCCGATTATCCGACCAAAAACATCCAGGGCATTATTCAGTGGGGCGCCGGCGGAGCTACTGACAGCATCATGCGTTCGGTTACGCCGGATGCAGAAAAGCAACTGGGTACCGATATCATTCTGACCAACCGCAGCGGCGGTGCCGGTGCGATTGCGACCAAATACGTTAATGCCCGTGGTGCTGACGGTTACACTCTGCTGATGGGCGCTGAGCCGACCCAAATGGCCAAAGTCATGGGGTTGGGCAAACTCGATTACAGCGACATGGTGCCGATTTCGGTTCTGGCGCAGGGGATTTCAATCATTGTGGCGCGCAATGATGCTCCATACGACAACCTGCACGAGTTTATCGAATACGCCAAAGCCCATCCGAAAGAGATCAAACTGGGTTCAACCGGACCGGGTGGCCTGCCTTCGGTCTTGCTGGCGATTCTGAAAAGCGCTGAACCATTTGAAGTGACTGAGATCCCGTATAACGGTGACGGCCCGGGTATGACCGCCATTCTGGGTAACGCAATTGATGTGATGCCGACTGCATACGGCCCGGCCAAAGAGTACATTCGCGCCGGTCAGATGAAAGTGATTGGTCTGATGGACAAAGAGCCGAATGCTCACTTTCCGGACGTTAAACCGGTGACGGACTACTATCCGAAACTGGCCTCACAGCTGCCTTATAACTCCTTCTTTGGTATTTTCGTCAAAAAAGGCACACCGGATGATGTGGTGAGCAAATTGTCTGCGGCATTCAATCATTCCGCCAGCAGCGCTGAGTTCAAGAAACTTGATGGAGCAGCGCGGTTTTAA
- a CDS encoding tripartite tricarboxylate transporter TctB family protein, with amino-acid sequence MEVKSRKPGELVFSVLMVLLSAGLLYQAFFISDSHALSSPGAFPMSAAAIMLVFSSITVFDTLKKTPVPSALRAFLQQIVPTNVVIMLVLIGLFAFCLESIGFVITTFVFLTVTLLLLHQRNLVKAVSIALLALVVIYIIFRLVFLVILPEGVIPEGEVLSYLSSLFSGGA; translated from the coding sequence ATGGAGGTTAAATCCAGAAAACCGGGAGAATTGGTATTCAGTGTGCTGATGGTATTACTGAGTGCTGGCTTGTTGTATCAGGCCTTTTTCATTTCCGACTCCCATGCGTTGAGTTCACCTGGCGCGTTTCCGATGAGTGCAGCGGCGATCATGCTGGTGTTCTCGTCTATCACGGTATTCGATACGCTGAAAAAAACGCCGGTTCCCTCTGCGTTACGTGCTTTTCTGCAGCAGATTGTACCGACTAATGTAGTGATCATGCTGGTGCTGATTGGCCTGTTTGCTTTTTGTCTGGAAAGCATCGGCTTTGTGATTACCACGTTTGTTTTTCTGACCGTGACCCTGCTGCTGTTGCATCAGCGTAACTTGGTTAAAGCGGTCAGCATTGCGCTGCTGGCACTGGTGGTCATTTATATTATTTTCCGTCTGGTCTTTTTGGTTATCCTGCCAGAAGGGGTGATTCCAGAAGGTGAGGTGCTGTCTTATCTCTCTTCATTATTTAGCGGAGGCGCCTGA
- a CDS encoding tripartite tricarboxylate transporter permease: MCVLVFGLTGIKVFSKMVSCPKGILMPLIVVLSVVGAYAINNSITDVWWMMAFGVLGYFMRQYNYPIAPVILGVILSDLMDQNWRRAMLSEQDNILSFIQGIFTSPISTVLAVVIALIYLSQTPVWKKIKHNCAQRKTFAKQ; encoded by the coding sequence TTGTGCGTACTGGTGTTTGGTCTGACCGGAATCAAGGTGTTCAGCAAGATGGTCAGTTGTCCGAAAGGGATCCTGATGCCCCTTATCGTGGTGCTGTCAGTAGTGGGGGCTTACGCGATCAACAACTCGATCACCGATGTGTGGTGGATGATGGCGTTCGGTGTGCTGGGCTATTTTATGCGTCAGTATAACTACCCGATAGCGCCGGTTATTTTGGGTGTGATCCTGAGCGATCTGATGGATCAGAACTGGCGCCGGGCGATGTTGTCCGAGCAGGACAATATTCTGTCCTTTATCCAGGGCATTTTTACCAGTCCGATCTCAACCGTGCTGGCGGTGGTGATCGCCCTGATCTATCTGTCGCAGACCCCGGTGTGGAAAAAGATTAAGCACAACTGCGCGCAGCGCAAAACGTTCGCAAAACAATAA
- a CDS encoding protocatechuate 4,5-dioxygenase subunit alpha, whose translation MAYVKNEVPIFGTTFFDGNMARKGYGLNKMCFSLNEASAREAFFADEMAYCDRFNMSEEQKQAVRDRDVLRMIELGGNIYYLAKFAGALGMNMQDIGALQTGMSLEAFKQKLVDAGR comes from the coding sequence ATGGCTTACGTAAAAAATGAAGTTCCTATTTTTGGTACCACGTTTTTCGACGGCAACATGGCACGCAAAGGTTATGGCCTGAACAAAATGTGTTTCTCCCTCAACGAAGCCTCAGCGCGCGAAGCATTTTTTGCCGATGAGATGGCTTATTGCGACCGTTTCAACATGAGCGAAGAGCAGAAGCAGGCAGTACGCGATCGCGATGTGCTGCGCATGATTGAGCTGGGCGGCAACATCTATTATCTGGCGAAATTTGCCGGCGCACTGGGGATGAACATGCAGGATATCGGTGCATTGCAAACCGGTATGTCACTGGAAGCGTTTAAACAGAAACTGGTCGATGCAGGGAGATAA
- a CDS encoding tripartite tricarboxylate transporter permease, whose translation MLESLNYFLMSWTSMNLFLLTALGTFLGIYIGAIPGLSVTMAVSILISFTFPWDLNNALCLMVGVYMGGVYGGSRTAILLNIPGSPSAIATAIDGYPLAEKGEAGRAIGLTTIMSVVGGFVGILVLSFAAPVVSTFAIQFQPRDYLMIGMLGIMLISSLSEGSFAKGMFTGAIGILIGTVGLDPLTAEERFTFGVVELWDGINPIAVMIGMFGLSEVLSQLHNIDKAVIKQKLTKIIPGWMDVRRYLPLSIKSSLMGVVVGALPGTGGDIASLMAYDYAKRTTKNPEVPFGQGAKEGLVAPEAANNAAVGGAYIPMLTLGIPGDAVTAVFIGALFIHGLNPGPLLLVEKPEYLLVYRR comes from the coding sequence ATGTTGGAATCTCTCAACTACTTTCTGATGTCATGGACATCAATGAACCTGTTTTTGCTGACCGCTCTGGGGACATTTCTCGGCATCTACATCGGCGCGATTCCCGGTTTGTCCGTCACTATGGCTGTATCGATCCTGATTTCGTTTACTTTCCCCTGGGATCTGAATAACGCCTTGTGTCTGATGGTCGGTGTTTACATGGGCGGTGTATATGGCGGCTCACGAACCGCTATTCTGCTTAACATTCCGGGCTCGCCATCGGCCATCGCTACCGCAATCGATGGGTATCCGCTGGCTGAAAAAGGCGAAGCCGGGCGTGCAATCGGCCTGACCACGATCATGTCGGTTGTGGGTGGCTTTGTCGGGATTCTGGTCCTGTCGTTTGCCGCGCCGGTAGTGAGTACATTTGCGATTCAGTTCCAGCCGCGTGACTATCTGATGATAGGTATGCTTGGCATCATGCTGATCAGCTCACTATCCGAAGGTAGTTTTGCCAAAGGGATGTTTACCGGCGCGATCGGTATCCTGATCGGTACGGTCGGCCTCGATCCGCTGACAGCGGAAGAGCGTTTTACCTTCGGTGTGGTCGAACTGTGGGATGGCATCAACCCGATTGCCGTCATGATCGGTATGTTTGGTCTGTCTGAAGTGCTCAGCCAGCTGCACAACATTGACAAAGCGGTCATCAAACAGAAGCTGACCAAAATCATTCCGGGTTGGATGGATGTCCGCCGTTACCTGCCACTGAGTATTAAGTCCTCGCTGATGGGGGTTGTGGTTGGCGCGCTGCCGGGCACCGGTGGTGATATCGCCTCCCTGATGGCTTACGACTATGCTAAACGCACCACCAAGAATCCGGAAGTGCCGTTCGGCCAGGGCGCAAAAGAGGGTCTGGTGGCACCGGAAGCGGCCAATAATGCAGCGGTAGGCGGAGCCTACATTCCGATGCTGACGCTGGGGATTCCGGGTGATGCGGTAACGGCGGTATTTATCGGCGCGCTGTTTATTCACGGCCTTAATCCGGGCCCGCTGCTGCTGGTCGAGAAACCCGAGTATCTTCTGGTTTACCGTCGGTAA
- a CDS encoding class III extradiol dioxygenase family protein codes for MAQILGGITTSHIPAIGKAIDQGLEQTPYWKPFFDAYPPVREWLSEKQPDVAIIFYNDHGLEFFIDRKPTFAIGVAEEYHNADEGWGIKPIPTIKGESELAWHICNELVDHEFDITICQEMKVDHGLTIPMQLMWPGYKYDHIKVIPVCINIEQHPMPSPKRCYDLGKAIGDAVRSFDQDLKVVVLGTGGLSHQLDGERAGFINKEFDLYCMDKIVSEPEALTKLSVRDLVEQAGSQGPETQHVAWYAWCT; via the coding sequence ATGGCACAAATTTTAGGCGGCATTACCACTTCACACATTCCGGCGATTGGTAAAGCGATTGATCAGGGGCTAGAGCAGACTCCGTACTGGAAACCATTCTTTGATGCTTACCCACCGGTGCGTGAGTGGCTGAGTGAAAAGCAACCGGATGTGGCGATTATTTTCTACAACGACCATGGCCTGGAATTTTTTATCGACCGCAAACCGACGTTTGCGATTGGTGTGGCAGAAGAGTACCACAATGCCGATGAAGGCTGGGGGATTAAACCGATTCCGACCATTAAAGGCGAATCTGAGCTGGCATGGCATATTTGTAATGAACTGGTGGACCACGAATTTGACATCACCATTTGCCAGGAAATGAAAGTCGACCACGGTCTGACCATTCCGATGCAACTGATGTGGCCGGGTTATAAATACGACCATATCAAAGTGATCCCTGTGTGTATCAATATCGAACAGCATCCGATGCCATCACCAAAACGTTGTTATGACCTGGGTAAAGCGATCGGCGATGCGGTACGCAGTTTTGATCAGGATCTCAAGGTGGTTGTGCTGGGTACTGGTGGTCTGTCCCATCAACTGGATGGTGAGCGCGCCGGATTCATTAATAAAGAGTTTGACCTCTACTGCATGGACAAAATTGTCAGCGAACCAGAAGCGTTAACCAAACTGTCTGTACGTGATCTGGTTGAACAAGCTGGTTCTCAGGGTCCGGAAACTCAACATGTGGCTTGGTATGCGTGGTGTACTTAA
- a CDS encoding amidohydrolase family protein → MDKDYLPFHPDPSKPTYIAPAGAVDAHCHVFGPAEQFPYSPKRKYTPCDASKHQLFALRDRLGFARNVIVQASCHGTDNAALLDALQTAGDLARGVAVVSPDISEQELQQMHDLGVRGVRFNFVKRLVDATPKEVFLNIAQKIRPLGWHIVVYFEAQDFDDIAPFLLELDTQIVIDHMGRPDVALGVDHPDFQKFAKLLADNPQIWTKVSCPERLTQTAPDYSDVVPFAKHLVERFPNQVLWGTDWPHPNMKSHVPDDGHLVDVIPLIAPTAELQQTLLVDNPMKLYWQ, encoded by the coding sequence ATGGATAAAGATTACTTACCTTTTCATCCCGACCCGAGCAAGCCTACTTACATTGCACCCGCTGGTGCGGTGGATGCCCACTGCCATGTTTTTGGTCCGGCAGAGCAGTTTCCTTACTCGCCCAAGCGTAAATACACCCCGTGTGATGCATCGAAACATCAATTGTTCGCACTGCGTGACCGCCTCGGCTTTGCCCGTAATGTGATCGTGCAGGCTTCGTGTCATGGCACGGATAACGCGGCGTTGCTGGATGCCTTGCAAACCGCGGGTGATTTAGCGCGCGGTGTGGCGGTCGTCTCACCGGACATCAGCGAGCAAGAGCTGCAGCAGATGCACGATCTGGGCGTGCGAGGTGTGCGTTTTAACTTCGTCAAACGTCTGGTCGATGCGACACCAAAAGAAGTATTCCTCAATATCGCGCAAAAGATTCGTCCTTTGGGCTGGCATATTGTGGTCTATTTCGAAGCGCAGGATTTTGACGATATCGCCCCGTTCTTGCTCGAACTCGATACCCAGATCGTTATCGATCATATGGGCCGTCCCGATGTTGCTCTCGGCGTCGACCATCCTGACTTCCAAAAATTTGCCAAGTTACTGGCTGATAATCCGCAAATCTGGACCAAGGTCAGCTGTCCGGAGCGCCTGACTCAGACCGCGCCGGATTACAGTGACGTGGTGCCGTTTGCCAAACATCTGGTGGAACGTTTTCCTAATCAGGTGCTGTGGGGCACTGACTGGCCGCATCCGAATATGAAATCGCATGTACCTGATGACGGCCACCTGGTTGATGTGATTCCTCTTATCGCGCCGACAGCGGAGTTGCAGCAGACACTGCTGGTCGATAATCCGATGAAACTTTACTGGCAATAA